Proteins found in one Venturia canescens isolate UGA chromosome 6, ASM1945775v1, whole genome shotgun sequence genomic segment:
- the fuss gene encoding SKI family transcriptional corepressor 2, with the protein MDRPSESSMVPYTPSQKAVVQSSPQPQSRPAVHKELQVGNISVCGIKIVSIVIEGVERLCLAQISSTLLKQFSYNEIHNRRVALGINCVQCTPVQLEMLRRAGAMPPASRRCGMITIREAERLCRSFLTDNAPPRLPDDFYFSVHHECAWGCRGQFIPSRYNSSRAKCIKCTFCGIFFSPNKFIFHSHRKGLTDKYVEPDAANFNSWRRHMKLSGNPKEDIIFAWEDVKAMFNGGTRKRMLSKPVAAGGNHTEEGWEDVKSICSSRKRAICNTPNPRESPGPVRRSRSSPSAQISTPPLPVQQPSTHPRVAPFRELPLPLSRSLMADYVWHQQAAAAAKTPGFAFLPYGFPWIGKGGPVLPVFPGPLAPPLSGNAPSESLIPGTGASLPLPPPPLPPSLHQSAFRPVVRSSPIIESPPPVREHQIPRNNDADEKEINSDDEVDIETMEDEDPTFRATPTPSLHFDSLNLRSSIAASISGNSSNHSGRSASPQCWSPARETEREAEKMAEESAALREDKPESKSLERWHGRTGSFYQHPNVLESNGDSSDRSTPDCSACRPRAMFYGQVHSPPLSSN; encoded by the exons GAGAGACTTTGCCTGGCGCAAATAAGCAGCACACTCCTCAAACAGTTTAGCTACAATGAGATACACAATCGTCGGGTCGCCCTGGGGATAAACTGTGTCCAGTGCACGCCGGTGCAGTTGGAGATGTTACGCCGGGCCGGGGCGATGCCACCGGCATCGCGAAGGTGCGGGATGATCACGATCAGGGAGGCCGAACGTCTTTGCAGATCCTTTCTCACTGACAACGCTCCGCCCAG ACTTCCGGATGACTTCTACTTCTCGGTTCATCACGAGTGCGCCTGGGGATGTCGAGGTCAATTCATACCCTCTCGCTACAACAGTTCCCGAGCAAAGTGCATCAAGTGCACCTTCTGCGGGATCTTTTTCTCCCCGAACAAATTCATATTCCACTCACATCGGAAGGGTCTCACGGATAAGTACGTGGAACCGGATGCCGCTAATTTCAATTCGTGGCGACGACACATGAAGCTCTCCGGAAACCCGAAGGAGGACATAATATTCGCTTGGGAGGATGTGAAAGCGATGTTCAACGGCGGCACGAGGAAGCGTATGCTGTCGAAGCCGGTCGCCGCCGGTGGAAACCACACGGAGGAGGGTTGGGAAGACGTCAAGTCCATATGCAGCTCGAGAAAACGCGCGATCTGTAACACACCGAACCCCCGGGAATCCCCGGGACCCGTCAGAAGATCGAGATCCTCACCGTCGGCACAAATTTCAACGCCTCCCTTACCCGTCCAGCAACCGAGTACGCATCCGAGAGTAGCACCGTTCAGGGAGCTTCCCTTGCCGCTTTCACGGAGCCTCATGGCGGATTACGTCTGGCATCAACAGGCGGCCGCTGCTGCTAAGACTCCCGGCTTCGCCTTCCTACCTTACGGCTTTCCCTGGATCGGAAAAGGAGGACCGGTGCTTCCCGTTTTTCCAG gtcCACTGGCGCCCCCGCTGAGCGGTAACGCACCGAGCGAATCGCTCATCCCCGGAACGGGCGCATCTCTACCGCTCCCGCCTCCTCCTCTGCCACCCTCTCTTCACCAATCGGCCTTCCGTCCCGTCGTTCGATCCTCACCGATCATCGAGTCACCTCCCCCGGTCCGCGAGCATCAAATTCCAAGGAACAACGACGCTGACGAGAAAGAGATCAATTCGGACGACGAGGTCGACATCGAGACGATGGAGGACGAGGATCCGACCTTCAGAGCAACCCCAACACCCAGCCTCCATTTCGAttcgttgaatcttcggaGCAGTATCGCCGCCTCCATTTCTGGCAACAGCAGCAACCACAGCGGTCGTAGTGCCTCGCCGCAGTGCTGGAGTCCTGCCCGCGAAACC GAACGCGAAGCTGAGAAAATGGCCGAGGAGAGTGCTGCGCTCCGCGAAGACAAGCCGGAATCCAAGAGCCTGGAGCGTTGGCACGGTCGAACCGGATCCTTCTACCAGCATCCGAATGTTCTCGAAA GTAACGGAGACTCGTCCGATCGCTCGACGCCCGATTGCTCCGCGTGCAGACCCCGGGCAATGTTTTACGGTCAAGTTCACAGCCCACCACTCTCCAGCAATTAA